From the genome of Apodemus sylvaticus chromosome 3, mApoSyl1.1, whole genome shotgun sequence, one region includes:
- the LOC127680117 gene encoding antizyme inhibitor 2-like codes for MNTPSEGRREPQGATKSLWPSEPIITLGPEASARQLVLKKIQELSISGCQDAFMVANLDVLAIRHRTFLQALPRVQPFYAVKCNNRPWVLFVLAALGTSFDCASQGEMEQVLGLGVAPSRIIFANPCKAVSHIQYAARCGVQLMTFDSEEELTKLARHYPGARLVLRIQTPDSQSTFRLDTKFGAPLEACGHLLQVARELGLAVVGASFHVGSECQTSQSYERAIADCHRVFEMGCKAGHHMSLLDLGGGFPGFEGSEAKFEEMARAINAALAQYFPEGTGVEVIAEPGRFFVESMCTAAVNIIGKKASLEPGGHKKLTYYLNDGYYGVFRAFPRIPVPRIPIVVKELPSEPRLFPCTLYGPTCDAFDRLYATEVQLPELDVGDWLVFPDMGAYSSCMCSTFNGFPITTIYDAMSPQLRSLLETGP; via the exons ATGAACACACCCTCTGAAGGCAGGAGGGAGCCGCAGGGAGCCACCAAAAGCCTGTGGCCATCAGAGCCCATCATCACCTTGGGGCCAGAGGCATCTGCCCGGCAGCTGGTCCTGAAGAAGATCCAGGAGTTGTCCATCTCG GGCTGCCAAGATGCTTTCATGGTGGCCAACTTGGATGTGCTAGCCATCCGCCATCGGACCTTCCTCCAGGCCCTGCCCCGAGTCCAGCCCTTCTATGCAGTCAAGTGTAACAACAGGCCCTGGGTGCTGTTCGTCTTGGCTGCTCTAGGCACCAGCTTTGACTGTGCCAGCCAG GGGGAAATGGAGCAGGTGCTGGGCTTGGGCGTGGCCCCATCAAGAATCATCTTCGCCAACCCCTGCAAGGCGGTCTCCCACATCCAGTACGCAGCCCGCTGTGGGGTGCAGCTTATGACCTTCGACAGTGAGGAGGAGCTGACTAAGCTGGCAAGGCACTACCCCGGGGCCAG GTTGGTCCTCCGGATACAGACCCCTGACAGTCAAAGCACCTTCCGGCTGGACACCAAGTTTGGGGCCCCTCTGGAGGCATGTGGGCACCTGCTCCAGGTTGCCAGAGAGCTGGGGCTGGCTGTCGTGGGGGCCTC CTTCCACGTGGGTTCTGAATGCCAAACATCTCAGAGCTACGAACGGGCCATCGCTGACTGCCATCGTGTGTTTGAGATGGGCTGCAAAGCCGGCCATCACATGAGCCTTCTGGATCTTGGAGGGGGCTTCCCAGGATTTGAGGGCTCGGAAGCCAAATTTGAAGAG ATGGCGAGAGCGATCAACGCTGCCCTGGCCCAGTACTTCCCAGAGGGGACCGGTGTCGAGGTCATTGCGGAGCCTGGGCGCTTCTTTGTGGAGTCCATGTGCACAGCTGCTGTGAACATCATAGGCAAGAAGGCCTCCCTGGAGCCAG GAGGCCACAAGAAACTGACATACTACCTTAATGACGGCTATTATGGTGTCTTCCGAGCCTTCCCCAGGATCCCTGTCCCCAGGATACCCATAGTGGTGAAG gagCTCCCCTCGGAGCCCCGCCTCTTCCCCTGCACTCTTTATGGTCCCACCTGCGATGCCTTCGACCGGCTCTACGCGACAGAGGTTCAGTTGCCAGAGCTGGATGTGGGCGACTGGCTGGTTTTCCCTGACATGGGTGCTTACAGTAGCTGCATGTGTTCCACCTTCAATGGCTTCCcgatcacaaccatctatgatgcCATGAGCCCCCAACTCAG GAGCCTCCTGGAGACAGGACCTTAG